The Acidimicrobiales bacterium genome window below encodes:
- a CDS encoding amidase family protein has translation MTDQLLTDLGAGELSERVRSGQCTATELVRAHLDRIERLEPTLHAFRHLRRAAVLAEAESFDARREPSDRPLAGIPVAVSADLAVAGLPNERGSAATSPDPAVRDDPLVAMLRGAGALIVGTTSVAEFGIWPFTEPERAEAPRNPWNTAHSPGGAAGGAAAAVAAGMAVLAVATDGVGGLRVPASCCGLFGLKPGPDLLAPVEPEAARMYGMTTAGPIGRSAEDVGLALDVLAGSRSYRDPLPPPAPLRIAYAPGHYSPAARITPAVYEAVKGAATTLQQAGHRITADRPPYPADITFRFTHRWQAAMADEAEGLPTERLERRTRKVARHGRAARRKATPVADDAFAVAMRRWFQGYDLLITPTLTSGPPPVGSWPRGWLRTMNAVTNWLYTPPWNVAGLPAASLPYDRDEAGLPIGVQLVAPPGGEATLLAVAAQLQALHSWERIAPIGTLPPSH, from the coding sequence ATGACCGACCAGCTGCTCACCGACCTCGGAGCGGGTGAGCTCTCAGAGCGGGTGCGGAGCGGCCAATGTACGGCGACCGAGCTCGTGCGGGCACACCTTGACCGCATCGAACGCCTCGAGCCGACCCTCCACGCCTTCCGGCACCTCCGTCGGGCGGCCGTGCTGGCCGAGGCCGAGAGCTTTGACGCTCGTCGCGAGCCGAGCGACCGCCCCCTTGCAGGCATTCCGGTGGCAGTGAGCGCAGACCTCGCGGTGGCCGGCCTTCCGAACGAGCGCGGCTCGGCGGCAACGTCGCCGGACCCGGCGGTGCGGGATGATCCGCTCGTCGCGATGCTGCGGGGAGCTGGTGCGCTCATCGTTGGCACGACCTCGGTCGCGGAGTTCGGGATCTGGCCCTTCACCGAGCCCGAGCGCGCGGAGGCGCCACGAAACCCCTGGAACACCGCGCACTCCCCCGGCGGCGCCGCCGGGGGCGCCGCGGCCGCCGTCGCTGCCGGGATGGCGGTCCTCGCCGTCGCGACCGACGGGGTAGGCGGGCTACGTGTCCCGGCGAGCTGCTGTGGCCTGTTCGGGCTGAAGCCCGGCCCCGATCTCCTCGCGCCGGTCGAGCCGGAAGCGGCCCGGATGTACGGGATGACGACCGCTGGGCCGATCGGACGCAGCGCCGAGGACGTCGGCCTCGCCCTCGACGTCCTCGCCGGCTCCCGGAGCTACCGCGACCCGCTGCCGCCGCCCGCCCCCCTCCGGATCGCTTACGCGCCGGGCCACTACTCCCCCGCGGCCCGCATCACGCCGGCGGTCTACGAAGCGGTGAAGGGCGCAGCCACGACGCTGCAGCAGGCCGGCCACCGGATCACCGCCGATCGTCCCCCCTACCCTGCCGACATCACCTTCCGCTTCACCCACCGATGGCAGGCGGCGATGGCAGACGAGGCCGAGGGCCTCCCCACCGAGAGGTTGGAGCGGCGCACCCGCAAGGTGGCTCGCCACGGCCGAGCCGCCCGTCGCAAGGCCACACCCGTCGCCGACGACGCCTTCGCCGTGGCGATGCGCAGGTGGTTCCAGGGCTACGACCTGTTGATCACCCCGACGTTGACGAGCGGCCCGCCGCCGGTCGGATCCTGGCCGCGGGGATGGCTGCGCACCATGAACGCGGTCACCAACTGGCTGTACACGCCGCCGTGGAACGTCGCCGGGCTGCCCGCCGCCTCACTCCCCTACGACCGCGACGAGGCGGGGCTGCCAATCGGCGTACAGCTGGTGGCGCCCCCGGGCGGTGAGGCGACGCTCCTCGCCGTCGCCGCACAGTTGCAGGCCCTCCACTCGTGGGAGCGAATCGCCCCGATCGGCACTCTTCCTCCGTCACATTAA
- a CDS encoding isochorismatase family protein, whose protein sequence is MARNKPWDGVFGADDLAAMGRSYDQQDRPITAGERPAVIVVDMTRAFVDSTYPTGFSATGYPAAAANARLLEVARAAGLPIFFTKGYAEPDHQPTPAERGRWKSTSRPAPPADAPPGDVIVDELTPLPGEIVINKAGRPSAFFGTPLTSYLVHAGCDTAIVTGMVTSGCVRATVMDAFQNNFHCIVPSECVADRNQLSHKVSLFDLHMKYADVVSLDETVGYLDQLHKGAAGLPDLQLA, encoded by the coding sequence ATGGCGAGGAACAAGCCCTGGGACGGCGTCTTTGGCGCTGATGACCTCGCGGCGATGGGCCGCAGCTACGACCAGCAGGACCGCCCGATCACCGCGGGCGAGCGTCCTGCGGTGATCGTGGTCGACATGACGCGTGCCTTCGTCGATTCGACCTACCCGACCGGCTTCAGCGCGACCGGCTATCCCGCCGCGGCCGCGAACGCCCGGTTGCTGGAGGTGGCGCGTGCCGCCGGGCTGCCGATCTTCTTCACCAAGGGCTATGCCGAGCCCGATCACCAGCCGACGCCCGCCGAGCGGGGACGCTGGAAGTCGACCTCGCGACCGGCGCCCCCCGCTGACGCGCCCCCTGGCGACGTGATCGTCGATGAGCTCACTCCCCTGCCGGGGGAGATCGTGATCAACAAGGCCGGTCGGCCGAGCGCCTTTTTCGGTACGCCACTCACCTCCTACCTCGTGCACGCCGGCTGCGACACGGCGATCGTCACCGGGATGGTCACGAGCGGTTGCGTGCGCGCGACGGTGATGGACGCCTTCCAGAACAACTTCCACTGCATCGTGCCGTCCGAGTGCGTAGCCGACCGCAACCAGCTCTCGCACAAGGTCTCGCTCTTCGATCTGCACATGAAGTACGCCGACGTCGTCAGCCTCGACGAGACGGTCGGCTACCTGGACCAGCTGCACAAGGGCGCAGCGGGGCTGCCCGACCTGCAATTGGCCTGA
- a CDS encoding DapH/DapD/GlmU-related protein has product MHEAQLIKTRTPEFRELFERVKLATRLSSKLSAYCLEEAESIRIAFEELIGKPVGDSFTLIPPFYTDYGLNISVGRSVFIGYQCAFTGHAAIDIADEVMIAHKVNLITAGHPVEPSKRRDYITAEPITIGTNVWIGAAATILPGVNIGAGAVVGAGAVVTRDVPPATLVAGVPATVIRQL; this is encoded by the coding sequence ATGCACGAGGCGCAACTCATCAAGACCAGGACGCCGGAGTTCCGTGAGCTCTTCGAACGGGTCAAGCTGGCCACCCGGCTTTCCTCAAAGCTGAGCGCCTACTGCCTTGAGGAGGCTGAGTCGATCCGGATCGCCTTCGAGGAGCTCATCGGCAAGCCGGTTGGGGACTCCTTCACACTGATTCCGCCCTTCTACACCGACTACGGGTTGAACATCTCCGTCGGCCGGTCCGTCTTCATCGGCTATCAGTGCGCGTTCACCGGCCACGCAGCCATCGACATCGCCGACGAGGTGATGATTGCGCACAAGGTCAACCTCATAACGGCCGGTCACCCCGTCGAACCGAGCAAACGGCGGGACTACATCACGGCGGAGCCAATCACGATTGGCACCAACGTGTGGATCGGCGCGGCCGCGACAATCCTGCCCGGCGTGAACATCGGAGCCGGTGCCGTCGTAGGCGCCGGCGCTGTGGTCACCCGCGACGTGCCCCCGGCCACCCTTGTAGCAGGCGTGCCGGCCACCGTTATCAGACAGCTGTGA
- a CDS encoding class II aldolase/adducin family protein, with product MARDKKIAARLAEACRIMGTWDMTHGSEGHISYWDGESESVLIRGKGKDQLGVRYTRDSDIVEVDFAGNTLEGGTEGVRSPSEIYLHTCILKANPELRSVVHMHPRAALILTACEKPILPIHGRNAQGARIAAEGIDTYPTSITIHTQEMGEKFAAFIGKKKFALMRGHGITVAGTSIEDATVRALELNELLKLTYEAYLVGDPKPLPQGDIDHLLRDPEANRPRGSAGGEAGMLANYRYYGMVAGEIPVG from the coding sequence ATGGCGCGTGACAAGAAGATCGCCGCACGGCTCGCAGAGGCCTGCCGGATCATGGGGACCTGGGACATGACCCACGGTTCCGAGGGCCACATCAGCTACTGGGACGGCGAGTCCGAGAGCGTCCTCATCCGGGGAAAGGGCAAGGACCAGCTCGGCGTGCGCTACACGCGTGACTCCGACATCGTCGAGGTGGACTTCGCCGGCAACACCCTCGAAGGCGGCACCGAGGGGGTCCGCTCACCGAGCGAGATCTACCTGCACACATGCATTCTGAAGGCGAACCCCGAGCTGCGCAGCGTGGTGCACATGCACCCGCGTGCCGCGCTCATCCTCACCGCCTGCGAGAAGCCGATCCTCCCGATCCACGGCCGAAACGCCCAGGGCGCGCGCATCGCCGCGGAAGGGATCGACACCTACCCGACGAGCATCACGATCCACACCCAGGAGATGGGTGAGAAGTTTGCCGCCTTCATCGGCAAGAAGAAGTTCGCCCTGATGCGCGGCCATGGGATCACCGTCGCCGGAACGAGCATCGAGGACGCGACGGTGCGCGCGCTCGAGCTCAACGAGCTGCTGAAGCTCACCTACGAGGCCTACCTCGTCGGTGACCCGAAGCCCCTCCCGCAGGGCGACATCGACCACCTGCTGCGCGACCCGGAGGCGAACCGACCGCGTGGCTCGGCGGGCGGCGAAGCGGGCATGCTCGCCAATTACCGCTACTACGGGATGGTCGCCGGGGAGATCCCCGTCGGCTGA
- a CDS encoding YbaK/EbsC family protein: MSGVGESSVARALRAAGAKGEVREFDASTRTAAEAAAALGCPVGAIANSLVFVADGTPILVLASGAHRVDLESLAAALGCGELRRASPEEVRAATGQVIGGVAPLGHPAPLRAVIDEALRDHEVLWASAGSPHSVFSTDFEELRGLAGALPVTVTPPA; this comes from the coding sequence ATGAGCGGCGTTGGCGAGTCGTCGGTGGCAAGGGCGTTGCGCGCGGCGGGGGCCAAGGGAGAGGTGCGCGAGTTCGATGCCTCGACGAGGACTGCCGCCGAGGCTGCGGCAGCGCTCGGCTGCCCGGTGGGTGCGATCGCCAACTCGCTCGTCTTCGTCGCCGATGGCACGCCGATCCTCGTCCTCGCGAGCGGCGCGCACCGAGTCGACCTCGAGTCCCTCGCCGCGGCGCTCGGTTGCGGCGAGCTCCGGCGCGCCAGCCCCGAGGAGGTGCGCGCCGCGACCGGGCAGGTGATCGGCGGCGTCGCCCCGCTCGGTCATCCCGCGCCGCTGAGAGCCGTGATCGACGAGGCGCTGCGCGACCACGAGGTGCTGTGGGCCTCGGCCGGCAGCCCGCACTCGGTCTTCTCGACCGACTTCGAAGAGCTGCGGGGCCTCGCCGGCGCGCTGCCCGTGACGGTCACGCCGCCGGCCTAG
- a CDS encoding mandelate racemase/muconate lactonizing enzyme family protein — protein MSKLSAVRARAVSIPVEKPTRMSTRILDRRDFVIVEVEEEEGRSGVGYSYAGTTGGPLLARAVTELLTPSALGEEAENILGLYERLYQETLLTGRRGIVLRAIAALDIALWDLAGKRAGLPLAVLLGGRTGAVACYASGGYYRDEGASPEEAVRAEIAHNEQLGFADHKIKVGGLSVEADARRVAAALEPIRPGGRLALDANNAYPNAHEALRAIRAFERAAGERGLWWMEEPLSPDDIAGHAELARTVETPIATGEIAQTRHEFRALIEAGAADILQPDAGVLGGVSEWIRIARTAETFRLPVAPHWHANLHVHLAAAAPNSLGVEYFELAKDIYNFERLVTPETRLETVDGKVLCPDRPGLGIDFDPEALERFTAA, from the coding sequence GTGTCAAAGCTCAGCGCGGTGAGGGCCCGGGCGGTCTCGATCCCTGTCGAGAAGCCGACCCGGATGTCGACTCGCATCCTTGACCGCCGTGACTTCGTCATCGTCGAGGTCGAAGAGGAAGAGGGGCGAAGCGGCGTCGGCTACAGCTACGCCGGCACCACGGGCGGGCCGCTCCTCGCGCGCGCCGTCACCGAACTGCTCACGCCGAGCGCGCTCGGGGAGGAGGCCGAGAACATCCTCGGCCTCTACGAGCGCCTCTACCAGGAGACCCTCCTCACCGGGCGTCGGGGGATCGTGCTGCGCGCCATCGCCGCCCTCGACATCGCCCTGTGGGACCTCGCCGGAAAGCGGGCGGGGCTGCCCCTCGCGGTCCTCCTCGGAGGGCGGACCGGCGCCGTGGCCTGCTACGCCTCCGGCGGCTACTACCGCGACGAGGGCGCCTCACCCGAGGAGGCCGTGCGCGCCGAGATCGCGCACAACGAGCAGCTCGGCTTTGCCGACCACAAGATCAAGGTCGGCGGCCTCTCCGTCGAGGCGGACGCCCGCCGGGTGGCCGCCGCGCTCGAGCCGATCCGTCCGGGTGGTCGCCTCGCGCTCGACGCGAACAACGCCTACCCGAACGCCCACGAGGCGCTGCGGGCGATCCGTGCCTTCGAGCGCGCCGCGGGGGAGCGGGGGCTGTGGTGGATGGAGGAGCCGCTCTCACCCGACGACATCGCCGGTCACGCCGAGCTCGCCCGGACCGTCGAGACGCCCATCGCGACGGGTGAGATCGCCCAGACCCGGCACGAGTTCCGCGCCCTCATCGAGGCGGGCGCCGCCGACATCCTGCAACCGGACGCCGGGGTGCTCGGCGGCGTGAGCGAATGGATCCGCATCGCCCGCACGGCTGAGACCTTCCGCCTCCCCGTCGCCCCCCACTGGCATGCCAACCTGCACGTCCACCTCGCCGCGGCCGCGCCGAACAGCCTCGGTGTCGAATACTTCGAGCTCGCCAAGGACATCTACAACTTCGAGCGCCTCGTCACCCCCGAGACGCGCCTCGAGACCGTCGACGGGAAGGTCCTCTGCCCCGACCGACCGGGCCTCGGGATCGACTTCGATCCCGAGGCGCTCGAACGCTTCACCGCTGCCTGA
- a CDS encoding cupin domain-containing protein, translating into MEHVSGRQPGAKSATTNDTFVGSVWRDPVLTAEGVNISTIIFQPGAHTFWHSHSNGQILFIDHGRGVVVTRAGEVRSLGAADVLYASPGEEHWHGALPHSYLGQTTVSMGSTDWLEAVDTAAYEEAARQLES; encoded by the coding sequence ATGGAGCACGTGAGCGGAAGGCAGCCGGGCGCGAAGTCCGCGACGACCAACGACACCTTCGTCGGCTCGGTCTGGCGCGATCCCGTCCTCACTGCCGAGGGCGTGAACATCTCGACGATCATCTTCCAGCCGGGGGCGCACACCTTCTGGCATTCGCACTCGAACGGCCAGATCCTGTTCATCGATCACGGGCGCGGCGTGGTGGTGACCCGCGCCGGTGAGGTGAGGAGCCTCGGTGCGGCGGACGTCCTCTACGCGTCGCCGGGCGAGGAGCACTGGCACGGTGCCCTCCCCCACAGCTACCTCGGGCAGACCACCGTCTCGATGGGAAGCACGGATTGGCTGGAGGCGGTCGACACCGCCGCCTACGAGGAGGCGGCGCGTCAGCTCGAGAGCTGA
- a CDS encoding helix-turn-helix domain-containing protein: MHFRDVYTVDEAARRLGVGRRHLLQLLGSGAVVGERHGRSWLVPGEALERTPAVAPVIGRPFGERLAWSVLAELEGRPPRAGLAREERARLRRHLARPLEELLPRLRGRAAAERLSVGSGALEAVVTSRRDLLGGARALRLVGSSRAAAVDLYLRSEDYDAFLDETLAVPDVAYPNLVVHLVSAANWPFEDPGGAVWTSAALLDLYEAGALGGSALAVAFDGLLRKQAGRAG; encoded by the coding sequence ATGCACTTCCGCGACGTGTACACCGTCGACGAGGCGGCGCGGCGACTCGGGGTCGGCCGTCGCCACCTGCTGCAGCTGCTCGGGAGCGGCGCGGTGGTGGGGGAGCGGCACGGGCGGAGCTGGCTCGTGCCCGGCGAGGCCCTGGAGCGCACGCCCGCGGTGGCCCCGGTGATCGGCCGACCCTTCGGCGAGCGCCTCGCGTGGAGCGTGCTCGCGGAGCTGGAGGGGCGACCGCCGCGCGCCGGCCTCGCCCGCGAGGAACGGGCGCGACTCCGCAGGCACCTCGCACGCCCCCTCGAGGAGCTGCTGCCGCGCCTTCGTGGGCGGGCCGCCGCGGAACGCCTGAGCGTCGGCTCCGGCGCTCTCGAAGCGGTGGTCACTTCTCGGCGGGACCTTCTCGGAGGGGCGCGGGCGCTTCGCCTCGTCGGGTCGAGCCGGGCGGCGGCGGTCGACCTCTACCTGCGCTCCGAGGACTACGACGCCTTCCTCGACGAGACGCTCGCGGTACCCGACGTCGCCTACCCGAACCTGGTGGTGCACCTCGTGAGCGCCGCCAACTGGCCCTTCGAGGACCCGGGAGGGGCGGTCTGGACGAGCGCCGCGCTCCTCGACCTCTACGAGGCGGGTGCGCTCGGGGGGTCAGCGCTCGCCGTCGCCTTCGACGGCCTCCTCCGCAAGCAGGCCGGCCGCGCTGGCTGA
- a CDS encoding DUF664 domain-containing protein, whose protein sequence is MDEAQTDEHGRPEPPHGGDELATLLGFLEYQRATFEWKCRGLSDEQLRQALPPTSMTLGGMFKHLAMVEDYWMSEVVAGAPLHEAWATVDFDADPDWDWRSAADDTAEELQALWAQRVERSRAIVLAELGRGEAAALAESHPAWGGTGRSRSAGCSSTSSRSTHGTTGTQTSSGSRSTARPASSGGSTPRLPSQF, encoded by the coding sequence ATGGACGAGGCGCAGACGGACGAACACGGGCGACCCGAGCCACCGCACGGCGGCGACGAGCTCGCGACGCTGCTCGGCTTCTTGGAGTATCAGCGGGCGACCTTCGAGTGGAAGTGCCGGGGCCTGAGCGACGAGCAGCTACGCCAGGCGCTGCCGCCGACGTCGATGACTCTCGGAGGCATGTTCAAGCACCTCGCGATGGTCGAGGACTACTGGATGAGTGAGGTGGTCGCCGGCGCGCCGCTGCACGAGGCGTGGGCGACGGTGGACTTCGACGCCGATCCAGACTGGGACTGGCGGAGCGCCGCCGACGACACCGCGGAGGAGCTGCAGGCGCTGTGGGCCCAGCGCGTCGAGCGCTCCCGAGCGATCGTCCTCGCCGAGCTCGGCCGCGGCGAGGCGGCGGCGCTGGCGGAGAGCCACCCCGCTTGGGGGGGCACGGGGAGGTCTCGCTCCGCTGGGTGCTCGTCCACCTCATCGAGGAGTACGCACGGCACAACGGGCACGCAGACCTCCTCCGGGAGTCGATCGACGGCGAGACCGGCGAGTAGCGGCGGGTCGACACCGCGACTGCCGTCACAGTTCTAG